A genome region from Hevea brasiliensis isolate MT/VB/25A 57/8 chromosome 7, ASM3005281v1, whole genome shotgun sequence includes the following:
- the LOC110654970 gene encoding probable esterase KAI2 encodes MRSEVYSRDRGTELHNVRYHALESKINSLDGANGIPKNAPEKMGIVEEAHNVKVLGSGEQVIVLSHGFGSDQSIWRYLVPHMVEDYRVILYDNMGAGTTNPEYFDFERYSTIEGFVYDLLAILEELQVKSCIFIGHSALSMVGAIASVSRPDLFSKLIMLSATPRLLNDEDYQGGMERRDVEQIFEGMRSNYEAWCQGFAPLVVGGDMDSVAVQEFSRTLFNMRPDIALSLAQVIFLTDMRHVLPLVTTPCHILQSMKDMAVPVFVSEYLHQNIGGQSIVEVMPTGGHLPQLSSPETVIPVILKHIRLDITE; translated from the exons ATGAGAAGTGAAGTGTATTCGCGGGATCGAGGAACAGAGCTCCACAACGTACGTTATCATGCACTCGAAAGCAAAATAAATAGTCTCGATGGAGCAAATGGAATTCCAAAGAATGCCCCAGAAAAAATGGGAATAGTAGAAGAAGCACACAACGTGAAGGTTTTGGGTTCAGGAGAGCAAGTGATAGTCCTATCTCATGGGTTTGGGTCAGATCAATCGATCTGGAGGTACCTTGTGCCACACATGGTTGAAGATTATCGTGTGATCTTGTACGACAACATGGGTGCTGGAACTACAAATCCAGAGTATTTCGACTTCGAAAGGTACTCGACTATCGAAGGTTTTGTTTATGATTTGCTTGCTATATTAGAAGAATTGCAGGTGAAATCTTGCATCTTCATTGGTCACTCTGCTTTGAGCATGGTTGGTGCCATTGCCTCTGTTTCTCGCCCTGATCTTTTCTCTAAACTCATCATGCTCTCTGCTACTCCAAG GTTATTGAATGATGAGGACTACCAAGGAGGAATGGAGAGACGAGACGTAGAGCAAATATTCGAAGGAATGAGGTCCAATTACGAGGCGTGGTGCCAAGGATTCGCCCCTCTAGTGGTGGGTGGAGACATGGACTCGGTAGCGGTGCAAGAATTCTCCCGAACCCTCTTCAATATGAGACCTGATATAGCACTAAGTTTAGCCCAGGTTATATTTCTAACCGATATGAGACATGTTCTACCCTTGGTTACGACCCCTTGCCACATCCTGCAAAGCATGAAGGACATGGCTGTGCCAGTGTTCGTATCTGAATATTTGCATCAAAATATTGGTGGCCAATCCATCGTTGAGGTCATGCCAACCGGCGGCCACTTGCCCCAGTTGAGCTCACCAGAAACTGTAATTCCGGTGATTCTCAAGCACATTCGCCTTGATATAACTGAGTGA
- the LOC110655005 gene encoding probable protein phosphatase 2C 78 produces MVLEMLSRPLERCFKGGDGGDALLWHMDLKPHASGDYSIAVVQANSLLEDQGQVFTSPSATYVGVYDGHGGPEASRFIADNLFPFIHKFATEQGGLSADAIRKAFDATEEEFLHLVKRSWTAQPQIASVGSCCLVGAISNGILYVANLGDSRAVLGKRVSEGKTSSAVVAERLSTDHNVCVEEVRKEVAALHPDDSHIVVYTRGVWRIKGIIQVSRSIGDVYLKKPEFNRDPLFQQFGLSVPLKRPVMTAEPSILVRQLRPQDLFLIFASDGLWEQLSDETVVDIVLKNPRAGIARRLIRAALREAARKREMRYDDIKRIEKGVRRHFHDDITVIVLYLDHPLGPSNGRFKDHSVVECTSTPADIFSLDVVDEGQC; encoded by the exons ATGGTGCTGGAGATGCTTTCAAGGCCTCTAGAGAGGTGTTTTAAAGGTGGAGATGGTGGGGATGCACTTCTATGGCACATGGACTTGAAGCCTCATGCTTCAGGGGATTATTCAATTGCTGTTGTACAAGCTAACTCCTTGCTAGAAGACCAAGGGCAGGTCTTCACTTCTCCTTCTGCCACTTATGTTGGCGTCTATGATGGCCATGGTGGCCCTGAGGCTTCTCGGTTTATTGCTGATAATCTATTCCCTTTTATCCAca AGTTCGCAACAGAACAAGGTGGACTATCAGCAGATGCTATAAGGAAGGCATTTGATGCAACAGAAGAGGAATTCTTGCATTTGGTAAAGCGATCATGGACAGCTCAGCCTCAGATAGCTTCAGTCGGTTCCTGTTGCCTTGTTGGGGCAATATCAAATGGTATTTTGTATGTGGCAAATCTTGGGGACTCGAGGGCTGTGCTTGGCAAGAGAGTATCTGAAGGCAAGACAAGTAGTGCAGTGGTGGCTGAACGTTTATCTACTGATCATAACGTCTGCGTTGAGGAGGTGAGGAAGGAGGTGGCAGCACTCCATCCTGATGATTCACACATTGTGGTTTATACTCGTGGTGTTTGGCGGATAAAGGGCATAATTCAG GTTTCAAGATCAATAGGAGATGTATATCTAAAGAAACCTGAGTTCAACAGAGATCCTCTTTTCCAGCAATTTGGATTGTCTGTTCCATTGAAAAGGCCTGTGATGACAGCAGAACCCTCAATATTGGTTCGACAGTTAAGGCCACAGGACTTGTTCTTGATATTTGCTTCAGATGGTCTTTGGGAGCAATTGAGCGATGAAACAGTTGTAGATATAGTTTTGAAGAACCCGCGAGCT GGGATAGCAAGGCGATTAATAAGGGCTGCCCTGCGGGAGGCTGCAAGGAAAAGAGAAATGAGATATGACGACATAAAAAGAATTGAAAAAGGAGTGAGGCGCCATTTCCACGATGATATTACCGTCATTGTTTTGTACCTGGATCATCCGCTAGGTCCTTCGAATGGAAGATTCAAAGATCACAGTGTTGTTGAATGCACAAGTACCCCTGCTGATATCTTCTCACTAGATGTAGTAGATGAAGGGCAATGTTAG